Proteins from a genomic interval of Thermoanaerobacterium thermosaccharolyticum DSM 571:
- a CDS encoding ROK family transcriptional regulator, which produces MTQYRKGTNYLIKNINTANVLDVIKKMQPISRIKISKVLNMSKSTVSGIVDELIKEGLVSEEGYGKTTSAGRKPIELTFNPNAKFSIGIDIESTNTIGVLTNLEGKIIKKIKRPTGVKDEAFDNAVDIIRELLDCQKEITGIGVGAPGITNIEKGTVYAPGLSWVDFNLLPKLKEVFDYDIFIDNSVNYAALGERWIGSCKDVNNFVLVTIGNGIGSGIYINGKLVRGHKYSAGEVGYMAIGRDILNKKYFYEDYGYFESKASLLGLVSSLKNLSNGKFNTMEDFINGYLAKDEICIRAFNEFIENLSMGFTNIISILNPELIVIAGDVINLGINIVENLKRLIDKMIPFDVKIIYTKLNEDAAAIGASADVLLKTNYLILI; this is translated from the coding sequence TTGACGCAGTATAGAAAGGGTACTAATTATCTTATCAAAAATATAAATACGGCAAATGTTTTGGATGTCATTAAAAAAATGCAGCCTATCTCCCGCATTAAAATTTCTAAAGTCCTTAATATGAGCAAGTCTACTGTATCTGGAATAGTAGATGAATTAATCAAGGAGGGGCTTGTAAGTGAAGAAGGGTATGGCAAGACGACATCAGCGGGTCGAAAGCCTATAGAGCTTACTTTTAATCCTAATGCGAAGTTTTCCATAGGTATCGATATAGAATCGACAAATACAATTGGAGTGCTTACAAATTTGGAAGGAAAAATAATAAAAAAGATAAAAAGGCCGACTGGTGTGAAAGATGAAGCTTTTGATAACGCCGTTGACATAATTAGAGAACTATTAGATTGTCAAAAAGAAATAACAGGCATAGGAGTTGGAGCTCCTGGCATAACAAATATAGAAAAAGGAACAGTGTACGCGCCGGGGCTTTCATGGGTTGACTTTAATCTCCTTCCTAAGTTAAAAGAAGTGTTTGACTATGACATATTTATCGACAACAGCGTTAATTACGCAGCATTGGGTGAAAGATGGATCGGTTCATGCAAAGATGTTAACAATTTTGTACTCGTAACAATAGGAAACGGCATTGGTTCTGGAATATACATTAACGGGAAATTAGTAAGGGGTCATAAATACTCAGCAGGAGAAGTTGGTTATATGGCTATAGGTAGAGATATTTTAAACAAAAAGTATTTCTACGAAGATTATGGGTACTTTGAAAGCAAAGCATCGCTTTTAGGTCTTGTCTCGTCGCTAAAAAATTTGTCAAATGGAAAATTTAATACGATGGAAGACTTTATTAATGGATATTTGGCAAAAGATGAAATTTGCATTAGGGCTTTTAACGAATTTATAGAAAATTTGAGCATGGGTTTTACTAATATCATCAGCATATTAAATCCAGAGCTTATAGTAATAGCAGGCGATGTGATAAACTTAGGCATCAACATAGTAGAAAACCTGAAAAGGCTAATTGATAAAATGATCCCGTTTGATGTAAAGATCATATATACAAAGTTAAACGAAGATGCCGCCGCAATAGGCGCATCTGCAGATGTTCTTCTAAAGACAAATTACTTAATATTAATATAA
- a CDS encoding TMEM165/GDT1 family protein: MNALISSFILVFASEMGDKSQFMAMAFATFIKARTVLISILIAALLNMGIAVLFGSFITEYIPIKYVKLLAAISFLIFGLITLKNGHEGHEKIRKSKYGPVFTIISTYFISEFGDKTQLSTLALTATYKSPIFVLLGATAGIFIADVIGIVLGVYLGKKLPTKILHYISAFIFIIFGFITLYEAKTL; encoded by the coding sequence ATGAATGCTTTAATATCGTCTTTTATTCTTGTTTTTGCATCTGAAATGGGCGACAAGTCACAGTTTATGGCTATGGCATTTGCCACATTTATAAAAGCCAGAACTGTTTTAATAAGCATATTGATCGCTGCCCTTTTAAATATGGGTATTGCAGTTTTGTTTGGCTCATTTATTACAGAGTACATACCGATAAAATACGTCAAGCTGTTGGCTGCCATATCATTTTTAATTTTTGGCTTAATCACATTAAAAAATGGCCATGAAGGACATGAAAAAATCAGAAAATCCAAATACGGCCCAGTTTTCACGATTATAAGTACATATTTTATTTCGGAATTTGGAGATAAAACGCAGCTTTCGACACTGGCGCTTACTGCCACATACAAAAGTCCCATATTTGTTTTATTAGGTGCTACTGCAGGAATTTTCATAGCTGATGTCATTGGAATCGTATTGGGAGTTTATTTAGGCAAGAAATTACCAACAAAGATTTTGCATTACATATCAGCGTTCATTTTTATAATATTTGGTTTTATCACTTTGTACGAAGCAAAAACTCTATAG
- a CDS encoding cell wall hydrolase — translation MFKKCIKVKPLIASLAAALLFSQTAFAATYTVKPGDSLYKIGLNYGTTYNQIMKLNNLYDTVIYPGQVLVVPGSDNTYTVQKGDSLYLIAMKYGTTVDALKSVNGLAGDMIYPGQVFVIPSSGTPSTSSSIRSDVSVNRGSVQRGVISYTNDDLDLLARLINAEAGGEPYQAKVAVGAVIVNRVKSGIFPNSIKGVIYQVDSNGYYQFTPVENGLINVPATPDSISAARDALNGVEPTNGALYYFDNSNTNQWLWSLPVALRVGNMVFSYAR, via the coding sequence ATGTTTAAAAAATGTATTAAGGTAAAGCCTCTCATTGCATCGTTAGCAGCGGCTCTTTTATTTTCTCAGACTGCATTTGCGGCAACATATACTGTCAAGCCTGGTGATAGCCTATATAAAATAGGCTTAAATTATGGGACAACATACAATCAAATAATGAAGCTGAACAATTTATATGATACAGTCATCTATCCGGGACAAGTATTAGTTGTACCTGGCAGTGACAACACATATACGGTTCAAAAAGGCGACAGCTTATACTTAATTGCCATGAAGTATGGTACTACTGTCGATGCTTTAAAATCCGTAAATGGTTTAGCAGGAGATATGATATATCCAGGGCAAGTTTTTGTGATTCCATCATCTGGTACACCATCAACTTCTTCAAGTATAAGAAGTGATGTAAGTGTAAACAGAGGTTCTGTACAAAGAGGTGTGATTTCATACACAAATGATGATTTGGACCTTCTGGCAAGGCTTATAAATGCGGAAGCTGGTGGTGAACCATATCAGGCTAAAGTTGCTGTCGGTGCCGTGATAGTAAATAGGGTAAAAAGCGGTATATTTCCTAACTCCATAAAAGGTGTAATATACCAAGTCGATAGCAATGGCTATTATCAATTTACGCCTGTTGAAAATGGCTTGATAAATGTACCTGCTACACCAGACTCAATAAGTGCTGCAAGGGATGCCTTAAACGGTGTAGAACCTACAAATGGTGCACTTTATTACTTTGACAACAGTAATACTAATCAGTGGCTTTGGTCATTGCCAGTCGCATTAAGAGTAGGCAATATGGTATTTTCTTATGCAAGATAA
- a CDS encoding sensor histidine kinase, producing MRIRNFRLSIKLRIALLYAIIFSFILIVLNASVLYGLKYYLIYQAFSDIQNQSDVIMEKLKEIDGVVGNIDKDLLFASSTGENMYFKITDMHGNIVYRSSSHMIDIPYDKNLNSLTKIERDETHIVYLNRKYVEGGSVLYVQVAENLKSQYFFLKLLFLLMAISDAIGVLVSFFAGYFITGRALKPVDYMVREVHTIDEKKLNKRLNVNGNNDELSKLAMTFNNMLDRLEDYFKRQNAFISNVSHELRTPLSVLKGYIELIDRWGKDNKDVLEESISALKKEEQDMEILIERLLMLARGDNKALEVNKKKINIYELIEELVKDARIVYGEKNIEVFCKRNLEVNADRNLIKELVRIILDNALKYTDFDGNIKIFVEEVDKNVAIMIKDDGIGIPQEDIPYIFDRFYRVDKARSKETGGMGLGLSIAKLIVELHGGKIDVNSQLNKGSEFKITIPNYQ from the coding sequence ATGAGAATTAGAAATTTTAGATTATCGATAAAATTGAGAATCGCATTGCTTTATGCGATTATATTTTCTTTTATATTGATAGTGTTAAATGCGTCTGTTTTATACGGTCTTAAATACTACCTTATATATCAGGCATTTAGCGATATACAGAATCAATCGGATGTGATAATGGAAAAATTAAAAGAGATTGATGGGGTTGTAGGAAATATTGATAAAGATTTGTTATTTGCATCATCGACTGGTGAAAACATGTATTTTAAAATTACGGATATGCATGGGAATATTGTGTACAGATCGTCATCACATATGATTGATATTCCATATGATAAAAATTTAAATAGCCTTACGAAAATAGAAAGAGATGAAACGCACATTGTATATCTTAATAGAAAATACGTTGAAGGTGGCAGTGTGCTATATGTTCAAGTGGCTGAAAATTTAAAGAGCCAGTACTTTTTTTTGAAACTGTTATTTTTGCTGATGGCTATATCAGATGCCATCGGAGTTTTGGTGTCTTTTTTTGCCGGGTATTTTATAACGGGTAGGGCACTAAAACCTGTAGATTACATGGTCAGGGAAGTTCACACTATCGATGAAAAGAAGCTTAACAAGAGATTGAATGTTAATGGAAACAACGACGAGCTATCAAAGCTTGCTATGACATTTAATAATATGCTAGACAGATTGGAAGACTATTTTAAAAGACAAAATGCATTTATATCTAATGTATCCCATGAACTTAGAACGCCATTGTCTGTTTTAAAAGGCTATATAGAGCTTATAGATAGATGGGGAAAGGACAATAAAGATGTTTTAGAAGAATCTATAAGCGCTCTAAAAAAAGAAGAGCAGGATATGGAAATATTGATCGAAAGGCTTTTAATGTTGGCAAGAGGGGATAATAAAGCGCTGGAGGTTAACAAAAAAAAAATCAATATATATGAATTAATAGAAGAATTGGTTAAAGATGCAAGAATAGTGTACGGTGAGAAAAACATAGAAGTATTTTGCAAAAGAAATTTAGAAGTAAATGCAGACAGGAACCTTATAAAAGAGCTTGTAAGAATAATTCTTGACAATGCATTAAAATATACAGATTTTGATGGCAATATAAAAATTTTTGTGGAAGAAGTAGATAAAAATGTAGCCATAATGATAAAAGATGATGGTATTGGTATACCTCAAGAGGATATTCCTTATATATTCGACAGGTTTTACAGGGTTGACAAGGCTAGAAGCAAAGAAACTGGCGGAATGGGACTTGGGCTATCTATTGCGAAACTTATTGTTGAGTTGCATGGTGGAAAGATAGATGTGAATAGCCAGTTAAATAAAGGATCAGAATTTAAAATTACAATCCCTAATTATCAATGA
- a CDS encoding response regulator transcription factor: protein MGENILIIEDEKKIARFLQIELEHEGYNVAIEYSGNEGLRRALDENYDLIILDLMLPGMDGFSVLKEIRKKSSIPVIILSAKDEIKDKVMGLDIGADDYLTKPFSIEELMARIRNALRKNIKANTKKISYDGITMDLSTYEVLRDGQKIELTKKEFDLLKYLIINAEIVLTRENILENVWGYNYIGETNIVDVYIRYLRSKIDEPFSNKLIQTIRGVGYSLRKEKNEN, encoded by the coding sequence ATGGGAGAAAACATACTTATAATTGAAGATGAGAAAAAAATTGCGAGATTTTTGCAAATAGAGCTTGAACATGAAGGTTATAATGTTGCAATAGAATACAGCGGCAATGAGGGCTTAAGAAGAGCTTTAGATGAGAATTACGATTTGATTATTTTAGATTTGATGCTCCCTGGTATGGACGGCTTCTCAGTTTTAAAGGAAATACGAAAGAAATCATCGATTCCTGTCATAATTTTAAGCGCTAAAGATGAAATAAAAGACAAGGTAATGGGGCTTGACATAGGTGCGGATGACTATCTGACGAAGCCGTTCTCGATTGAAGAGCTGATGGCAAGGATCAGAAATGCTCTTAGAAAAAATATCAAAGCAAATACTAAAAAAATAAGCTATGATGGAATAACGATGGATTTGTCTACATATGAAGTTTTAAGAGATGGACAAAAAATAGAACTTACCAAAAAAGAGTTTGATCTTCTTAAATATCTTATTATAAATGCTGAAATAGTATTAACGCGTGAAAATATATTAGAAAATGTATGGGGATACAATTATATTGGTGAGACAAACATCGTAGATGTATACATAAGATATTTGCGAAGTAAAATAGACGAGCCGTTTAGCAATAAGTTAATACAAACAATCAGAGGTGTGGGATACTCTCTAAGGAAAGAAAAAAATGAGAATTAG
- the aroA gene encoding 3-phosphoshikimate 1-carboxyvinyltransferase, whose protein sequence is MDIEITKKRNVKGVVNVPGDKSISHRAIMFGSIAEGETIVKGFLRSDDCFSTINCMRKLGVNINIVKDEVYVKGNGMYLHDSHDILDAGNSGTTMRLLSGILAGQKFTTVLTGDESLRKRPMARIIKPLNMMGAEISAIDDNYAPLTIKGNVLKGICYKTEVASAQVKSCIMLASLYADDETIIEEPLLSRNHSELMLNYFGGNFESYENKIVCHPVERLHGCKICVPGDISSAAYFIVAASILPQSEILIKNVNVNHTRTGIIDVIKKMGGNIEIKDERVLNNEPVAEIIVKSSCLKGIEIGGEIIPRLIDEIPIIAVAASYAEGETVIKDAEELKVKESNRIDTMVSELKKMGADIEATNDGMIIHGKETLNGALVDSYNDHRVAMSLSIAALKAEGITKIRNAECVNISFPDFYSVLNVL, encoded by the coding sequence ATGGATATAGAAATTACTAAAAAGAGGAATGTAAAAGGGGTTGTAAATGTTCCTGGCGATAAGTCCATATCTCATAGGGCTATAATGTTCGGTTCTATTGCTGAAGGAGAAACCATTGTAAAGGGCTTTTTAAGGAGCGATGATTGTTTTTCAACAATAAACTGTATGAGAAAACTTGGTGTAAATATTAATATAGTAAAAGATGAAGTCTATGTTAAAGGTAATGGTATGTACCTCCATGATAGCCATGATATTTTAGATGCTGGCAATTCCGGTACAACGATGCGACTTTTATCAGGTATTTTAGCTGGTCAGAAATTTACAACCGTTTTAACAGGTGATGAGTCTTTAAGAAAGAGGCCTATGGCTCGAATAATAAAACCATTGAATATGATGGGGGCAGAGATATCTGCGATTGACGACAATTATGCGCCGTTAACTATAAAAGGTAATGTCCTTAAGGGAATCTGTTATAAGACAGAAGTGGCAAGTGCACAAGTAAAATCGTGTATAATGCTTGCCAGCTTATATGCTGATGATGAGACAATAATAGAAGAGCCTCTTTTATCTCGGAATCACAGTGAGCTTATGCTTAATTATTTTGGCGGCAATTTTGAATCTTATGAAAACAAGATTGTGTGCCATCCTGTTGAAAGATTGCATGGCTGTAAAATTTGTGTTCCCGGCGACATATCCTCTGCTGCTTATTTTATAGTAGCTGCAAGTATTTTGCCTCAGTCAGAGATTTTGATAAAGAATGTCAATGTAAATCATACGAGAACAGGAATAATAGATGTTATAAAGAAAATGGGTGGAAATATTGAGATAAAAGATGAAAGGGTTTTAAATAATGAACCTGTTGCAGAAATAATAGTAAAGTCTTCTTGCCTTAAAGGGATTGAGATTGGCGGTGAAATTATACCAAGGCTAATTGATGAGATACCTATTATAGCGGTAGCAGCGTCTTACGCTGAAGGAGAAACAGTTATTAAAGATGCTGAAGAACTTAAAGTGAAAGAAAGCAATCGAATAGATACGATGGTAAGCGAATTAAAAAAGATGGGTGCTGATATCGAAGCTACGAATGACGGCATGATAATTCACGGGAAAGAAACTTTAAATGGCGCACTAGTTGATAGCTACAATGATCATAGGGTTGCTATGTCATTAAGCATTGCTGCGCTAAAAGCTGAAGGCATTACAAAAATAAGAAATGCAGAATGTGTGAATATTTCATTTCCTGATTTTTATAGTGTGCTTAATGTGTTATAA
- a CDS encoding prephenate dehydrogenase — MIEKVAVVGLGLIGGSLAKAIKKYTDLRIIGVDVRDDYINEAQGRGIIDESFKKIEAPLDADVVFICTPVGAVISCIEEILPYLKDGCIITDVGSTKRTIMNAINEIIPENMFFIGGHPMTGSEKFGFFASNSELFNGNNYFIVPGENTPVEIVDVFIKEIVKKLGAKPILIDSDSHDKIVGIVSHVPHILSATLTNFVYKEDADSIKFAAGGFKDTTRISMSQTEMWKDIILNNKEVIKNLLLDYENLLNEFLFYLEHDDIQSLCKFLDSAREIRKSIAF; from the coding sequence ATGATTGAAAAGGTAGCAGTTGTAGGTCTGGGACTTATTGGCGGTTCTTTGGCAAAAGCTATAAAAAAATACACAGACTTAAGAATAATAGGTGTCGATGTAAGAGATGATTATATAAACGAAGCACAAGGCAGAGGCATAATTGATGAAAGCTTTAAAAAGATCGAGGCACCATTAGATGCTGATGTTGTATTTATATGTACACCTGTCGGAGCGGTTATAAGTTGCATTGAAGAAATACTGCCGTATTTAAAAGATGGCTGCATAATAACTGATGTTGGAAGTACAAAAAGAACAATAATGAATGCCATAAATGAGATAATACCTGAAAACATGTTTTTTATCGGCGGACATCCAATGACAGGTTCTGAAAAGTTCGGCTTTTTTGCAAGCAATTCTGAACTTTTTAATGGAAATAATTATTTTATCGTTCCAGGTGAAAATACACCGGTAGAAATTGTCGATGTATTTATAAAAGAGATCGTCAAAAAATTAGGAGCTAAACCCATATTAATAGACAGCGATTCCCATGATAAGATAGTTGGCATTGTGAGCCATGTTCCACACATACTGTCGGCTACCTTGACTAATTTTGTCTACAAGGAAGATGCTGATTCTATAAAGTTTGCTGCTGGTGGCTTTAAAGATACCACAAGGATATCCATGTCTCAAACAGAAATGTGGAAAGATATAATTTTAAATAACAAAGAAGTGATAAAAAATTTGCTTTTAGACTATGAGAATCTATTAAATGAATTTTTGTTTTACTTAGAACACGATGATATACAATCGTTGTGCAAATTTTTAGATTCAGCTAGAGAAATTCGAAAAAGCATTGCTTTTTGA
- the aroF gene encoding 3-deoxy-7-phosphoheptulonate synthase — protein MVIVMKPNATQKQISDVSNLLLSLDLKPHISRGEERVVIGVIGDKKKLKEKNVELMEGVEKVIPIVESYKLASRTFNPVSTIVDVNGVSIGGKNIVIMAGPCAVESKEQLFESAEAVKKFGAKFLRGGAYKPRTSPYSFQGLEKEGLEMLYEAKKYTGLKIVTEVMDIHSIEIVSKYADVLQIGARNMQNFSLLKEIGRSNMPVLLKRGIAATIEEWLNAAEYILSEGNKNVILCERGIRTFEQYTRNTLDLSAVPVIKKLSHLPIIVDPSHGTGKSFLVSPMAKAAIAAGADGLIIEVHPDPKNALSDGAQSLTPKEFEALTKEISKVANAVGRDFI, from the coding sequence ATGGTAATTGTAATGAAGCCAAATGCTACACAAAAACAAATTTCTGATGTATCAAATCTTTTATTGTCCCTCGATTTAAAACCACATATATCAAGAGGAGAAGAGCGGGTTGTAATAGGTGTAATTGGAGACAAGAAAAAGCTTAAAGAAAAAAATGTTGAGCTAATGGAAGGCGTAGAAAAAGTTATACCTATAGTAGAATCATATAAACTTGCAAGTCGGACATTTAATCCTGTGTCAACAATTGTGGATGTCAATGGTGTATCAATAGGTGGTAAAAATATAGTTATTATGGCTGGTCCATGTGCTGTAGAGAGCAAAGAACAGCTTTTTGAAAGCGCTGAAGCAGTTAAGAAATTCGGTGCTAAATTTTTACGCGGTGGTGCATATAAACCTCGCACGTCTCCATATTCCTTTCAAGGTCTTGAAAAAGAAGGACTAGAAATGCTTTATGAAGCAAAAAAATACACTGGACTTAAAATTGTGACAGAGGTAATGGATATCCATTCGATAGAAATTGTTTCTAAATATGCAGATGTATTGCAGATTGGAGCAAGGAACATGCAAAATTTTTCACTGCTTAAAGAAATTGGAAGGTCCAACATGCCTGTTCTTTTAAAAAGAGGCATTGCCGCAACAATAGAAGAGTGGCTTAACGCGGCTGAATACATTTTAAGTGAAGGCAACAAAAATGTGATACTTTGTGAAAGAGGCATAAGGACTTTTGAGCAATATACGAGAAATACTTTAGATTTAAGCGCAGTGCCTGTCATTAAAAAATTAAGTCATCTACCCATAATAGTAGATCCAAGTCATGGAACTGGCAAATCATTTTTAGTCAGCCCAATGGCAAAAGCTGCAATAGCTGCTGGTGCTGACGGCCTTATCATTGAAGTTCATCCAGATCCTAAAAATGCATTGTCTGATGGTGCTCAGTCTTTGACTCCAAAGGAATTTGAGGCCTTAACGAAAGAAATATCAAAAGTAGCAAATGCTGTAGGGCGTGATTTTATATGA
- the pheA gene encoding prephenate dehydratase, with protein MNIYYLGPRGTFSEQALLNYLKQKDGYCVEELKTIPDIVTRLRANKGDEGLVPVENSIEGTVNVTLDMMINDAEGLKIKEEIVIPISHCLIADEIIDFEDIKTIISHPQALAQCREYIRKNLPNATVVNADSTAKAVEEIKNRDDAAAIGNARAAEIYDAKIIDRDIQDVKNNFTRFIVLAHEDSQYTGCDKTTLVFSVPNEPGSLYNILGVFADENINMTKIESRPSRKKIGEYVFWVDIEGHRCDNRIIKALEVLKGKTEFLKVLGSYPKYK; from the coding sequence ATGAACATATACTATCTAGGCCCTAGAGGCACTTTTTCTGAGCAAGCTCTTCTTAATTATCTTAAACAAAAGGATGGATATTGTGTAGAAGAATTAAAGACAATACCCGACATTGTTACAAGGTTGAGAGCAAACAAAGGCGATGAAGGATTAGTTCCTGTAGAAAACTCCATAGAAGGCACTGTGAATGTAACACTAGATATGATGATAAACGATGCGGAAGGGCTCAAAATAAAGGAAGAAATAGTCATACCAATTTCTCATTGTCTTATTGCAGATGAGATAATTGATTTTGAGGATATAAAAACAATTATTTCTCATCCGCAAGCATTGGCACAATGCAGAGAATATATAAGAAAAAATTTGCCAAATGCTACAGTTGTAAACGCTGATAGCACAGCAAAAGCGGTCGAAGAAATAAAAAATAGAGATGATGCTGCAGCCATAGGTAATGCAAGGGCAGCAGAAATATATGATGCAAAGATAATCGATAGAGACATACAGGATGTAAAAAATAATTTTACGAGATTTATCGTGCTTGCTCATGAAGATTCTCAATATACTGGCTGTGATAAGACAACTTTAGTATTTTCTGTTCCCAATGAGCCAGGCAGTCTTTATAATATACTTGGAGTTTTTGCCGATGAAAATATAAACATGACTAAAATCGAGTCAAGACCTTCAAGAAAAAAAATAGGTGAATATGTGTTTTGGGTTGACATTGAAGGTCATAGATGCGATAATCGTATTATTAAAGCATTAGAAGTTTTGAAAGGTAAAACGGAATTTTTAAAGGTTTTAGGGTCATATCCTAAATACAAGTAA
- a CDS encoding AMP-binding protein, with protein sequence MIKCYNILLVPATNYLNGDDIVIEMTIGQYLDYISEKYPNHDALIISGKVRYTYKDLKFMANKLAKGLLNIGIKKGDHIAIWASNVPEWVITLFATAKIGCPIVPMNTEYRENELQYVIKQSDAKALILIDGYKDLDYVRTIYNLIPSLQKTDKENLHSNEFPNLKYVINIGEKCNPGMYSFNEILMMGEQYDDDMVYEIQNSLKPDEVIDIQYTSGTTDFPKGAMLTHYGLLNNGDAIATRMKFTENDKLCITVPLFHCFGYTLSVMACLSKGATMVLVDHFNPVKVMEAIDKEKCTAFNGVPTMFITMLNHQDFDKFDFSTLRTGIMAGSVCPKKVMEAVVDKMNMREITSVYGLTEASPGITQTSVDDSLEDRVSTVGYVFPGVDIKIVDPKTLKEVPIGSEGEIMARGYNVMKGYYKMKEETEKAIEKDGWLHTGDIGKLDDRGYLKITGRLKDMIIRGGENISPTEIEECLYHHPGVKDVQIVGVPDEKYGEEIMAYIIPKEGYCIEAEDIREYARKKLARFKVPKYVKIIDEFPKTASGKIQKYRLREMAMAELNFS encoded by the coding sequence ATGATAAAGTGCTATAATATATTATTAGTACCAGCTACTAATTATTTAAATGGAGATGATATTGTGATTGAAATGACTATTGGTCAATATCTTGACTATATTTCAGAAAAATATCCAAACCATGACGCTCTTATTATATCAGGTAAAGTGAGATATACCTACAAAGATTTAAAATTTATGGCTAATAAATTGGCAAAAGGTTTATTAAACATAGGTATTAAAAAAGGAGATCACATAGCTATATGGGCTTCTAATGTTCCAGAATGGGTAATAACGCTTTTTGCTACTGCAAAGATTGGTTGTCCTATTGTTCCAATGAATACAGAATACAGAGAAAATGAATTGCAGTATGTTATAAAGCAGTCCGACGCAAAAGCTTTAATATTGATTGACGGGTATAAAGATTTAGACTATGTTAGAACAATATACAATCTCATTCCAAGTTTGCAAAAAACTGATAAAGAAAACTTACATTCAAATGAGTTTCCAAATCTTAAATATGTTATTAATATAGGAGAAAAATGCAATCCAGGAATGTACAGTTTTAATGAAATATTAATGATGGGTGAACAATATGATGATGATATGGTATACGAAATACAAAATTCTTTAAAACCAGATGAGGTAATTGATATTCAATATACATCAGGAACAACAGACTTTCCAAAAGGTGCCATGCTTACACACTATGGGCTTTTAAACAATGGCGATGCCATAGCGACTCGAATGAAATTTACAGAAAATGATAAACTTTGCATTACGGTACCGCTTTTTCACTGCTTCGGATATACGCTTTCAGTTATGGCATGTTTATCTAAAGGTGCTACAATGGTATTAGTAGATCACTTTAATCCTGTTAAAGTTATGGAGGCTATTGATAAAGAAAAATGTACTGCATTTAATGGTGTTCCTACTATGTTTATAACCATGCTTAATCATCAAGACTTTGATAAATTTGATTTTTCTACTTTAAGGACAGGCATAATGGCAGGTTCAGTATGTCCTAAGAAAGTGATGGAAGCAGTAGTCGATAAAATGAATATGAGAGAGATAACAAGTGTCTATGGACTTACCGAGGCATCTCCTGGTATTACGCAGACTAGTGTTGATGATTCTTTAGAAGATAGGGTTTCAACTGTTGGATATGTCTTTCCTGGAGTAGATATAAAAATTGTAGATCCTAAGACATTAAAAGAAGTTCCAATAGGCTCAGAAGGAGAAATAATGGCTAGAGGCTATAATGTAATGAAAGGGTATTACAAGATGAAAGAAGAAACAGAAAAAGCCATAGAAAAAGACGGATGGCTTCATACGGGAGATATCGGTAAGCTTGATGACAGGGGGTATTTAAAAATTACAGGCAGATTAAAAGACATGATAATAAGAGGCGGTGAAAATATTTCACCTACAGAAATAGAGGAATGTTTATATCATCATCCAGGTGTAAAAGATGTTCAAATTGTTGGAGTTCCTGATGAAAAATATGGAGAAGAAATCATGGCTTATATAATACCAAAAGAAGGGTATTGCATTGAAGCTGAAGATATCAGGGAATATGCTAGAAAGAAGCTGGCTAGATTTAAGGTGCCTAAGTACGTCAAGATAATCGACGAGTTTCCAAAAACAGCAAGCGGCAAGATTCAAAAATACCGCTTAAGAGAAATGGCTATGGCTGAGCTAAATTTTTCTTGA